A window of Bacteroidia bacterium genomic DNA:
GACTAAAAGTATTGATACTTTAAAAAATGGACTAATTGAGGCTCTTCATGAAGCTTTAAAAGAGGCTAACTTAAAAGAGAGTCAAATTAGTTTTGCGATTTCATCGGGTATGATTACCAGTGAAATTGGATTGTTGGATATTCCGCACCTACAAACTGAAGCTGGAATCAAAGAGTTGGCAGCCAATCTTGTTAAAGTTGAAGATAAGAAAATTTTTCCAGCCTCTTTTCCAATCTATTTTATCCCTGGAATCAGAAACCGTTTTGACAAAGAGGATACTTTTCCTACCAATGTGGGAGAACTTGACTTTATGAGGGGCGAAGAGACACAAATGATTGGGTATTTAGATCTGCATCAAGTTAGTCACCCCCTAATTGTTGTTATTCTCTCTTCTCATACAAAGTTTATCCAAATCGGTGGAGATGGTAAAATTAAAGGAAGTCTAACTAGTTTATCGGGTCAAGTTTTTGAAGCAATAAAAAAAGAGACTTTTATAGGAAAATCTATCGATAGTATTGGGAATGAAATAAAACCTCACTCTTATTTTGATAGTAGTGTTGTAGAAAATGCTTTTAAGTGGCAACAAAAAAGTGGTTTTGTTAGATCTTTGTTGATGATCAGATTCTTAGATGTCCTTTTGGATACTACATGGTACGAAAGAAACCTCTTTTTCGAAGGTCTAATAGCTAGCGAAGATCTTAAGGCTTTCAAAGATTTTTACTCTGAGGTTAATTATCAAAATGAGATAGTTTTTATTGGACCCAAGCAGAGAACAGATATTTATGAATATTTGTTTAAAGAGAAACTAAATTGGGGATCAAACTCAATTAAAACAATAAATGATACATCTTTAATTGATAAATTAAATATTTATGGCTCAATAGCCATAGCAAAAAAGGCAAACCTAATATAACGGAGAAACTAATGAAAATTGTATTCACAGACTATTATTATCCAGACAATACCCTTGAGCTTGAGGTTCTTTCAAAAATTAAAGATGTTGAAATAGTTGATTTAACAAAAATTAACAGTGGGGGGATTAAAGAAAGTGAAAAACTAATCCCATATGTTAAAGATGCTGATGCAATAATTGTTCAGTTTGCACAAATTTCAAAAGAGCTTATTGAGCAATTAGAAAATTGTAAAATAATTGCCCGATATGCTATTGGTGTTGACAATATCGACGTAGAAGCTGCAAAGAAAAAGGGGATAACTGTTAGTAATGTTCCAGACTATTGTATCGAAGAAGTTTCTGATACAGCAGTAGCCCATATTTTAAACCTTAATCGCTCTATTGGTTATTCTGACCAACTTTTAAGGGGAAAAAGGTGGACTTTAGAGGCTATTAGACCTTTAAAGAGGTTGCAAGAGAGTGTAATTGGATTAGTTGCTTTTGGTAACATTGCCCAACGAACTGCAGAAAAACTGCGCCCTTATGGTTGTACACTTTTGGCATATGACCCCTATTTTAATCAAACAGAAACATTTTCTTGGGTAAAGTTTGTCTCATTAGAAGAGTTGTTAAGTGAAAGTGATATTGTTTCAATACACGCACCTTTAAATAAAAACACACAACATTTGATTGGACAAAAAGAATTAGCCCTTATGAAAAATGGCTCTTATTTAGTTAACACAAGTAGAGGGGGGTTGATTGAAGAATCGGCACTTTACGATGCTTTAAAAAACAAAAAATTAGGGGGAGTAGGGTTAGATGTTTTAGATATGTACGATTCTGATTATCAAAACTCAAGACTTTTAGAATTTAAAGATAATTTATTTATAACCCCCCATTTAGGATGGTATTCAGAAACATCCATCGATGAGTTAAAAATGAAAGTTGCAGAGAATGTGAAAAGCAAAATTTTAACTGGAAAAGCAATTTATGAATTATAAAAAATATTATATAAGAGGAGAAAATTAATGAAGAAAATGCATGGTGTAGTTCCACCAATGATTACCCCATTTAAAGAGAACGGGGAATTAGATGTAGAGAACCTTAAAACCTTAGTCACTTATTTATCAAAAAATGTTGATGGTTTGTTTGTAACAGGTTCATACGGTAGTGGTCCGTTGATGTCATTAGAAGAGCGTAAGAAAGTAGTAGAAGTTTCACTTGAGACTGCTGCTGGACAAATTCCTGTGATACCAATGGTGGGTACGACGAATAATAGTGACTCTGTTGAATTAGCCAAACATGCTGAAGATGTTGGTGCAGATGCAGTTGCTGCTGTAGGACCATTTTATTTTAGTCATAAAGAGGACTCAATAATTCAATTCTATACAGATTTGATTGAAGCAGTAAAAATTCCAGTCTATTTGTATAACAATCCAAACTTTCAAGGTTATCCTATAAACATTGAGACAATTAAAGAGCTTAAAGATAGAGGCCTTAGGGGAATTAAAGATGCAACATTTGATATAATAATGCATGCCAAATACCAAAGACTTTTAAGTGATGACTCTTTTGATGTTGTCTTGGGAACTGAAGCAATGTTTGCATCTGCGTGTGTATTAGGTTGCCAAGCGTTTATCCCTGGTTTAGCTAATGCTTTTCCTGAAATAAATAGGGAAATGTTTTTAGCTGGCATGGCTCAAGATAATGCAACTTGCCGCACTCTTCAATTGGAAATTAATGAGTTAAGGGATGTGATGTATTTAGCTCGCTCCACACAATTAGCTGTCTATGCAATGCTTGAGATAAGAGAAATTATGAAAGCTTATCCTCGTCGCCCATTTTTACCAGCTAGTGAAAAAGAGAAAGAGGCAATTAAAAAAGAGTTGCTTCGTCTAAAAGTTATTTAAATTAAATAGTAGAGGTGGTCTTCTAGTAGTTTTATAGTAGCCACCTCTCTTTTTTTTATTCCAGCTAAAATTTCATAATGATCGTTTAGAATTGTCTCCATAGACATTTTAGAACAATGTTTTTGCATTTGTTCTAAAAAGGGTGATTTTATAAATTCAAACAAATAAGCAAACATCTTGTTTTCTGTAAGTTTAATAAGCTGATAATGAAACTCCAAATCTAAAGATGCAAATAAAGTTTTATCATTACTTTTAATTGCTTTATCCATTTTTCTTAAGATTATATTTAGTGGATAAAGATTTATTTCTTTGTTTGAGTCTAAGGTTTCTATTAGAGCGCTTTTTTCTAATAATATTCTCGTCTCATTTATTTCTTGGTAGTCTTTTAAATTTAAATTTACAAAATTATCTAAAATAGTTGAGCTAATATTATCAAAAAATGTTGCGATGGATGACTCGCTAAGAACCGTGCCATACCCTTGAATTGAGTAAAGTAGGCCTATGTCTTTAAGCTTGCTGATTCCCTCTCTTACGCTTGTTCGTCCAACTTGAAAAGCTTTAGCTAAATCATTTTCTGTTGGTAATAAGTCTCCTGGCTTTAAGTTAGCATTTTCAATAAATTCTATCAGTTTTTCTGCTACTAAATCGGAAATAAGTTCTTTTTCAAGAGGTGCTATTTTCATAAATAAAACCTAAAACTTTAAGAAGGAGAGACCTTTACGGGCATTTTGTAAACGAGTCTCACCATCTTTGCCAACTTTGTTTGCAATTGAAGTAAAAATAATATCTACAACAGCTAGTTGGGCATAACGAGAAACAATTGGCTCATTTCTATATGTGGTTTCAAAAGATTGAATTGGTAAGAAAATATCTGATAGTTTCGACAATTGGGAATTTAATTCCCCCCCTACTGTTACTACAGGAATTATCCCTTTTATAGCTTCAACTTGTGCTACTAATGATTTTGTCTCTCCTGAAAAAGAGAAACAAAAGACAAGATCTCCTTTTAGTGGGTTTGAGAGAATTATTGCTGAAGCATGTTCATCTTTATTGTAGTGACAATTAATTCCTAGGCGTGAGAGTTTAATATATAAATCGTATGCAGCAACACCACTAGTACCATAGCCAAATAAAATTATTCTATTGGCGTTCTCTATCTTTTCGATAATTTGAATTAAAATGTCATCTTCTAAACTGTTATTATTTATTTCTAAAACTTTAATTGCAGATTTGTAAATAGCGTTTCTAATTGTACTAAAACGATCATTTGGTAATATTTTAGTATAGGTTGCTTCATCAAGATTGCTTTGGTTTGCAATTTCAGTTGCTAAATTTACTTTAAATTCATGGTAGCCATTAAATCCTAAAGATTTATAAAACTTAACAACAGAAGCCTCGCTGCGAGCTCCAGAAGCTTCAGCGAGGCTTGATATAGACATAGTAATTGTCTTTTTAGGATTGGATACCACAAATGTACCAATTTTTTTTTGAATTGGTGGAAGAAATAGCAAGTTTTCTTTTATAGTTGAAATGATATCCATATTATTCTTTTTACAACGCTAATTTGTGTTAGTATAGCACGTAATAGTTATTTACAACAATATTCCTTGCTCCTCAACCATCTTTTCAGCTCTTTTAAGTGTCTCTTCGGAAATATCCTTAAAAGGAGATCTAGGATAGCCAGGATTAATTCCTCTCATCCTTAAGATTGCATAGGTCATAACTAATGTTTGGTCTATTTTAATAATATTACGAGCATTTAAAACAGCTAATTGTTTTTTACCAGTAGCAATATTATCACCTGCTTGCCAAGTTTTATAAAAATCTTGCATAAACTCAGGGAAACAGTTTGCTAATCCTGCAATAGCACCAATAGCACCTGCATCCATTGCAGCTGCAGCGATTGCCTCTGTTCCAATTATAAATTGGAAGTCATCTCTCTTGATTGCGAGTTTATAATCATAAAAACTTATTAAATCAAAAGCAGAATCTTTGACCCCAGTTAATCCATAATCGGCCAAGGCAGCTATAGTGCTAGGAGCAATAGGGTTATTTGATAAGCCTGGGTTGTTGTATAAGAATACAGGAATTTTTACAGCATCAATTAATGCTTTGTAGTGATCAATTAATTGATCTTGGGTGTAATGATAATAGTAAGGGGGTATTGATCCAACAGCATCTGCACCAATTTCTTCCGCGTGCTTTGCTAGTTCAACTGCTTCTCTTGTAGTAGCAGCGCCTACGTGAATCATTGCAAAAGCGCTTCCTTTTTCCTCGTTAACAATAGTAGCTACTTGTTTTCTCTCTTCAGTTGTCATGATTGGGCCACTACCATAAGTTCCACAAGGATAAAATCCTTGAACCCGACTACTAAGCCATTTTACAAGGTTTCTCATTGTTTTTTCATCAATATTGCCCTGTTTATCAAAGCTTGTAATTACTGGTGGGATGATCCCCGAAAATACTTTGGTACTCATATTTCTCTCCTAAAATAGTAAATTTTATTTTATTTTATCAAAAAGATGGTAAAAATGCAAGAATTAAACAAAAAAATAAAAAAATTTTTTTGTTGACAGGTAATAATGCGAATGCTACGATTGGCCTAGGAAGGTTTTAAGATGGGGAAAGTTTTAGTTTGGGGGGAACCAATGTTTGGTTTTTACCCAATAGACAATCAAAGAATTGAAAAATGTGAAACTATTAGAATTGCATGGGGTGGAGATGCATCCAACTTTGCAATTGGTGTAGCAAGATTGAATGTTCCAGTAACCTTTTTTACCGCTGTAGGTACAGAGCCTTTTGGAAGAGGGTATATTGAATTATGGGAAGATAATAATATTGATGTCTCCCAAGTAGTTGAAGATCCCAAAAGGCGAACAGGTTTTTATTTTGTCTCTTTTATTGATGGAAAGCACTCACTCACCTACTACAGAGATAATAGTGCAGCAAGCGGTCTTACATTTGACCAACTAGATAAAACAGTATTAAAAGAGTGTGATGTTTTTCATTTTACGGGTACTGGGTTGGGAATGGGAGAAGCCGCTCGCTCATTATGTCATGAAATATTAAAATTTAAAAAGGGTAGTGGTTCTATTATCTCTTTTGATGTCAATTATCGAAGATTGCAGTGGAATAATTTGAAGTTGGCAAAAGAAGAAATTATTAAAGCGATAAACTTAGGTGTTACTCATTTGGAAATTACTGATGATGAAATGAGAGAGTTAGGCTGGCAAGAAGATTTAGACTCTTTATTTAAAATGTTCCCATCTTTAGAGGTTATAGCTTACAAACAAGGTTCCAAAGGGGCAATAATTAAAACTAAAGAGACCGAGTTACACTCTCCTGCTTTTCCAGTTGAGGTTGTAGACACCGTTGGAGCAGGAGATAGCTTTGACGTTGGATTTATTGTTTCACTGATGGAAGGGAAAAGCTTGGAAGATGCTGCTAGAATTGGCAATGCTATGGGAGGATTAACTTGTACTGGTGTTGGTCCAATTAGTAGTAGCCCAACCAGAGAAAAAGTGGAAAGTTTTTTAGCAAACTATGATCAAACAAATTGAAAATATACTAACAATATTCAAATCCCGTTTTGTTTTTGAAAGTTCTTATTAAAAGAAAAGTTAGTAATAGGAAGAAGATGATGAAAAACATCGCAGTGATAACAACAGCATTTGGCAACGGATTGAAAGACCGCCAAAAGTATTATGATAGCTTAGCAAAAGAGCTTAGGTTAAATATTTGGTATTGTACAAAAGAGGAGTTACTTTTAAAACCTAATGGAATTGAGGGAGTTATAGTTGGTGTAGAGAAAGCTGATGAAAATCTATTTAAATGTGGTGATTTAAAAGTTGCAATGAAATTTGGTGTTGGCTTGGATAATTTTGATATGGCAAGTGCAGAAAAATTCAATGTCAAAGTAACCAACATGCCGGGGATTAATAGTGATGCAGTTGCTGAAATGACCTTTACTCTAATGCTAGGTGTTTCAAGGCTAATTCATCCAATGGCTAATCATTTAGCAAAAGGTGAGTTTGTACAATACTGTTCAAATTCAATATTGGGTAAGACCATTGGGATAATTGGAATGGGAACAATAGGGCAAAAAGTGGCAAAAATTGCAAAAGCTTTTGGGATGAAATGTTTAGGATATGATATTCAACCCATTACAATTGAGAATGTTTCAATGGTTGATTTAAAAACAATCTACTCAGAAAGTGATGTGATAAGTTTACACATTCCTTTAATAGAAAGTACTCACCATCTAATTGATGCAAAAGCTTTTGCAATGATGAAAGATCAAGCTATCCTTGTAAACACTTCTCGTGGAGGAATTGTTGATGATTACGCTCTTTACAAACATTTAAAAGAAAATAAAATTTTAGGTGCTGGATTAGATGTTTTTGAAGATGAAGAGATAATGGAGAAACTAGCAAAACTAAATAATACAATCTGTACCCCCCATGTTGCTGCCTACACCCATGAAACATTAAGATACATGGAAGATACAGCTTTAAGAAAAATGAAATCGTGTTTGGTTGATTGAATGTAAAGCCTTGGAGGCAGAAATACATTTAGGAGTTAATGGAAATGAATAGTTGGGCTGTTCAACGAGAGATAAGTGATCAAAGAGTCCTCAAAGTCGCCAATGAGATAAAAATGTATGCAATGCAAAATAATCTTAAATTTGGGGATAAACTTTTGAGCGAAGCTCAACTATCTGAAAATTTAAATCTTAGTAAAACAACTATACGGGAGTGTATCTCCCGTTTATCCAATGTTGGCTTAGTCAAAACTATCCAAGGTAGTGGGATGTTTTTAAATGAAATAACAGTCGATAAGTACTTCCAGCAATTTCACAATCCTGCAATGACTCTATTTCTAAAACTTAGTAATCAAGATATTGTAGAGCTAAAAAACTTACGCCAAATAATTGAAACTTACTCTATTGAACAATATTTAATCTCATCTGAAGAGGTTTCTTTAGAACCATTAGAAAAGTGTTTAGAAGAGATGGAACACTTATATCAGAAGGAGAATAGGATAGCGTATATGAAAGTTGATTTGGAGTTTCATAAGAATTTAGTAAAGCTGAGTAATAATAATTTCTTATTTAACTTATATTCAACAATCCGAATTCCTACTCTAAGAGAATTAGAAGTTGCCTTTTCAAAAGACAACTTAAAAATTGTCCATGATTATCATAAAAAGCTTTTCTTCTATTTAAAGGAGAAAAATAAAGAAGCAATAACAGTTATACAAAAGCACTTACAATATTTAGTTAGATCCAGAACAACAATTGAGATGCACCCTCCCTTATAAAACTTGTTTTTATGTATAACTTATTTGAGGAGTATAAAATGATAAATGAGAAGGTGAGACCAATAAGTAGTGCCTTGGTCGCTAATACTAAAATACCTAAGTTTTTTAAAGTAAGGCAAAATTTTTTTACTAACGGAATAAAAGTTGAAGAAATACCCTCTGTTGTTAGTAAAAAGATAGGCCGCCCAGAGATTAAAAGAAGAATTACACCTAATGCAAACATTGCAATTACTGTAGGATCTAGGGGTATTAGCAATATCCAAGTATTAGTTAAAAGTATTGTTGATTATGTAAAAGAGTGTGGAGCTAACCCTTTTATTGTTCCCTCTATGGGAAGTCATGGTAAAGCTACTAGTGAAGGACAGCTTCAAATACTAAAAAGTTATGGGATTACTGAAGAATACTTGGAGTGTCCAATTCGCTCATCAATGGAAGTTGTTAAAATTGGGACTTTAGATGATGGAAGAGATGTATTTATAGATAAGGAAGCTTATAACTCAGATGGCATAATAGTGTTTTGCCGAATTAAACCTCATACTGCATTTAGAGGGCCCTATGAAAGTGGAATAATGAAAATGTTAGCTATTGGGTTGGGTAATCAACATGGAGCTGAAGCATGCCATGCAACTGGCTTTGGCTTGATGGGTGAAAATATTGAATTATTTGGTAAAGAGATTTTGAATAAAGCTCCAATTCTATTTTCAGTCGCTGTCATAGAAAATGCATTTGATCAAACTGAAAAAATATATAGTGTTGAAGCAGAGAAAATTGTTGAAATTGAACCTCCATTATTGAAAGAAGCGTACTCTTTAATGGGAAGATTGTATGAACCAGAGTGTGACGTTTTAATTGTGGACAAAATTGGGAAAAATTATAGTGGTGATGGGATGGATCCTAACATAACAGGTACCTTTTCCACACCGTATGCTGATGGGGGGATAAAATCAAAACGTGTTTGTGTTTTAGATTTAAGTGAGGAAACTCATGGTAACGGTGTTGGGATTGGTATGGCTGATATAACAACTCAGCGTGCAGTTGATAAGTTAGACTTGGATAGTATGTATGCTAATGTAATAACCAGTACTGTTTTGGGAGGGGTTAAAATACCGATGATAATGGAAAGCGATAAAGAAGCTATCCAATTGGCAATTCATACGCTAACAGATGTAGATACGAATAATCTGAAAATTATAAAAATTACAGATTCTTTAAATGTATTTGAAATTATGATGAGTGAATATTTTTATGATAAAGTTCAGAACAATAAAAACTATACTATTTTAAGCGAACCTAAGGAGTTACAATTTGATGAACACGGAAATTTTTGAAGTTATAAGAAAAATTAGATTAATGCCTGTTATAAAGCTCACTAAAGTAGAAGATGCCCTTAAACTTGCTGATGCATTAGAAGAGGGCAATCTTCCCATCGCGGAAGTAACATATCGAACAAATTGTGCTTCAGAGGCAATAAAGCTAATTTCAAAAAAGAAAAAAAATATTTTAGTTGGGGCAGGAACAGTGCTAACAATTGCACAAGCAAAAGAGGCGATAGAGAGTGGAGCAAAATATATAGTAACACCTGGTTTCAATGACGAAATAGTTGATTTTGCTATTAGTGTAGGTGTCCCTATTATTCCAGGAGTAACAACTCCTACAGAAGTTGAAATGGCTTTAAAAAGGAATCTAAAAGTTTTGAAATTTTTTCCAG
This region includes:
- a CDS encoding sugar kinase, whose amino-acid sequence is MGKVLVWGEPMFGFYPIDNQRIEKCETIRIAWGGDASNFAIGVARLNVPVTFFTAVGTEPFGRGYIELWEDNNIDVSQVVEDPKRRTGFYFVSFIDGKHSLTYYRDNSAASGLTFDQLDKTVLKECDVFHFTGTGLGMGEAARSLCHEILKFKKGSGSIISFDVNYRRLQWNNLKLAKEEIIKAINLGVTHLEITDDEMRELGWQEDLDSLFKMFPSLEVIAYKQGSKGAIIKTKETELHSPAFPVEVVDTVGAGDSFDVGFIVSLMEGKSLEDAARIGNAMGGLTCTGVGPISSSPTREKVESFLANYDQTN
- a CDS encoding C-terminal binding protein, which encodes MKIVFTDYYYPDNTLELEVLSKIKDVEIVDLTKINSGGIKESEKLIPYVKDADAIIVQFAQISKELIEQLENCKIIARYAIGVDNIDVEAAKKKGITVSNVPDYCIEEVSDTAVAHILNLNRSIGYSDQLLRGKRWTLEAIRPLKRLQESVIGLVAFGNIAQRTAEKLRPYGCTLLAYDPYFNQTETFSWVKFVSLEELLSESDIVSIHAPLNKNTQHLIGQKELALMKNGSYLVNTSRGGLIEESALYDALKNKKLGGVGLDVLDMYDSDYQNSRLLEFKDNLFITPHLGWYSETSIDELKMKVAENVKSKILTGKAIYEL
- a CDS encoding 2-dehydro-3-deoxygalactonokinase, translating into MYIATIDCGTTNSRVYIVDQNKKIIGKGTKRVGVRDTSMTKSIDTLKNGLIEALHEALKEANLKESQISFAISSGMITSEIGLLDIPHLQTEAGIKELAANLVKVEDKKIFPASFPIYFIPGIRNRFDKEDTFPTNVGELDFMRGEETQMIGYLDLHQVSHPLIVVILSSHTKFIQIGGDGKIKGSLTSLSGQVFEAIKKETFIGKSIDSIGNEIKPHSYFDSSVVENAFKWQQKSGFVRSLLMIRFLDVLLDTTWYERNLFFEGLIASEDLKAFKDFYSEVNYQNEIVFIGPKQRTDIYEYLFKEKLNWGSNSIKTINDTSLIDKLNIYGSIAIAKKANLI
- a CDS encoding GntR family transcriptional regulator, whose amino-acid sequence is MKIAPLEKELISDLVAEKLIEFIENANLKPGDLLPTENDLAKAFQVGRTSVREGISKLKDIGLLYSIQGYGTVLSESSIATFFDNISSTILDNFVNLNLKDYQEINETRILLEKSALIETLDSNKEINLYPLNIILRKMDKAIKSNDKTLFASLDLEFHYQLIKLTENKMFAYLFEFIKSPFLEQMQKHCSKMSMETILNDHYEILAGIKKREVATIKLLEDHLYYLI
- a CDS encoding GntR family transcriptional regulator, which produces MNSWAVQREISDQRVLKVANEIKMYAMQNNLKFGDKLLSEAQLSENLNLSKTTIRECISRLSNVGLVKTIQGSGMFLNEITVDKYFQQFHNPAMTLFLKLSNQDIVELKNLRQIIETYSIEQYLISSEEVSLEPLEKCLEEMEHLYQKENRIAYMKVDLEFHKNLVKLSNNNFLFNLYSTIRIPTLRELEVAFSKDNLKIVHDYHKKLFFYLKEKNKEAITVIQKHLQYLVRSRTTIEMHPPL
- a CDS encoding MurR/RpiR family transcriptional regulator — translated: MDIISTIKENLLFLPPIQKKIGTFVVSNPKKTITMSISSLAEASGARSEASVVKFYKSLGFNGYHEFKVNLATEIANQSNLDEATYTKILPNDRFSTIRNAIYKSAIKVLEINNNSLEDDILIQIIEKIENANRIILFGYGTSGVAAYDLYIKLSRLGINCHYNKDEHASAIILSNPLKGDLVFCFSFSGETKSLVAQVEAIKGIIPVVTVGGELNSQLSKLSDIFLPIQSFETTYRNEPIVSRYAQLAVVDIIFTSIANKVGKDGETRLQNARKGLSFLKF
- a CDS encoding dihydrodipicolinate synthase family protein, giving the protein MSTKVFSGIIPPVITSFDKQGNIDEKTMRNLVKWLSSRVQGFYPCGTYGSGPIMTTEERKQVATIVNEEKGSAFAMIHVGAATTREAVELAKHAEEIGADAVGSIPPYYYHYTQDQLIDHYKALIDAVKIPVFLYNNPGLSNNPIAPSTIAALADYGLTGVKDSAFDLISFYDYKLAIKRDDFQFIIGTEAIAAAAMDAGAIGAIAGLANCFPEFMQDFYKTWQAGDNIATGKKQLAVLNARNIIKIDQTLVMTYAILRMRGINPGYPRSPFKDISEETLKRAEKMVEEQGILL
- a CDS encoding DUF362 domain-containing protein; translated protein: MINEKVRPISSALVANTKIPKFFKVRQNFFTNGIKVEEIPSVVSKKIGRPEIKRRITPNANIAITVGSRGISNIQVLVKSIVDYVKECGANPFIVPSMGSHGKATSEGQLQILKSYGITEEYLECPIRSSMEVVKIGTLDDGRDVFIDKEAYNSDGIIVFCRIKPHTAFRGPYESGIMKMLAIGLGNQHGAEACHATGFGLMGENIELFGKEILNKAPILFSVAVIENAFDQTEKIYSVEAEKIVEIEPPLLKEAYSLMGRLYEPECDVLIVDKIGKNYSGDGMDPNITGTFSTPYADGGIKSKRVCVLDLSEETHGNGVGIGMADITTQRAVDKLDLDSMYANVITSTVLGGVKIPMIMESDKEAIQLAIHTLTDVDTNNLKIIKITDSLNVFEIMMSEYFYDKVQNNKNYTILSEPKELQFDEHGNF
- a CDS encoding dihydrodipicolinate synthase family protein, yielding MKKMHGVVPPMITPFKENGELDVENLKTLVTYLSKNVDGLFVTGSYGSGPLMSLEERKKVVEVSLETAAGQIPVIPMVGTTNNSDSVELAKHAEDVGADAVAAVGPFYFSHKEDSIIQFYTDLIEAVKIPVYLYNNPNFQGYPINIETIKELKDRGLRGIKDATFDIIMHAKYQRLLSDDSFDVVLGTEAMFASACVLGCQAFIPGLANAFPEINREMFLAGMAQDNATCRTLQLEINELRDVMYLARSTQLAVYAMLEIREIMKAYPRRPFLPASEKEKEAIKKELLRLKVI
- the eda gene encoding bifunctional 4-hydroxy-2-oxoglutarate aldolase/2-dehydro-3-deoxy-phosphogluconate aldolase, which codes for MNTEIFEVIRKIRLMPVIKLTKVEDALKLADALEEGNLPIAEVTYRTNCASEAIKLISKKKKNILVGAGTVLTIAQAKEAIESGAKYIVTPGFNDEIVDFAISVGVPIIPGVTTPTEVEMALKRNLKVLKFFPAEASGGIEKLKALGAVYDVKFVPTGGIGLKNLKDYLSLANVLACGGSWMVNPSLIEEGAFDQIVKLTKEATALALA